A segment of the Candidatus Methylomirabilota bacterium genome:
GTGGGGACCAGATCCTTGTTCCGGTAGATGTCCTCGAACCAGAACACGAAGTCATCCGCGGTGAAGGGCTTCCCGTCGCTCCACTTCATGCCGTGTCGCAGGGACAGGAGCCATGTCCGCCCGCCGTCCTGCATCTCCAGGCCCTTGGCGAGATTGGGTACGACCTTGTCGCCGGTGTAGTCCCAGAACATCAGGTGATCCGGCCCCGAGCAGCACCGGAAGCCGTTCCAGAAGTCCGCGGGGCCGGTGAACCCGGCGCGCCAGACGCCGCCGTACTTGCCGATCTCCTTCAGCGGCTTGATGACGATGGGGTCCTGCCCGATCCGCTCGGCCACGGGCGGGAGCTTGCCGGCCTTGACCAGCTCGGCGAGCTGCGGGGCCTCCTTGAAGGCCCTGGGCGCCTTCGCGGCGTCGGTGACGACCTCCGGGCCCTCGAGCTTGCCGATGAGGGTGCTCTTGCTGCTCCCCTGGGCGAGCGCGCCCGCCGCGACCAGCCCACCCAGGAAGCTGGCCGCGACGGCGAACATGAGGAAGAACCGGAGCGTGTGGGCGGGCCGGCGTGGGCGTTCGGTCATGACGCGTCCCCCTTGAGGCGTGCGTGTCTGGCCACCGAGTCCTGCGCGTGTGGGGGATACTGCCCCGACCGCCGCCCACCGTCAAGGGTGGACGCGACCCGTCGGGGCGCATGGGATAATCCCTGCGGCCGGACATGGGCACGACGACCGCACCGCGCGCCGCCGGCGCCCTCCCCGAGGAGGCGCCCCTTCCGATTCACGGCTTCCGCGGCACGCCCGACGAGATCGAGCGCCAGTGGTACGAGCGCGTGTATCGCGGGCGCGGCGACGTCATGCGCCAGCTCACGTGGCGGGCGGTGCTGATGGGCTCGCTGCTCGGCGGCCTCCTGTCGCTCACCAATCTCTATATCGGGCTCAAGGCCGGGTGGGGCTTCGGCGTGGCCATCACGGCCTGCATCCTTTCCTACGCGATCTGGACGACGCTCTACCGGCTGGGCCTGGCGCGGACACCCATGACCATCCTCGAGAACAACTGCATGCAGTCCACCGCCAGCTCCGCGGGCTACTCGACGGGCGGGACGCTCATCTCGGCCTTCGCCGCCTATCTCATGCTCACCGCCGAGCCCCTGTCCCTGCCCCTCCTCCTCGCCTGGGTGTTCTTCCTCGCGCTGCTGGGCGTGACGATGGCCATTCCCATGAAGCGTCAGATGATCAATGTGGAGCAGCTCCGCTTCCCCAGCGGCATCGCCGCCGCCGAGACCCTGCGGGCGCTCCACGCCGTGGACGACCGCGGCGCCCGCTCGGCCCGGGCTCTGGCCTGGGCCGGCGGGCTCGCCATGGTGAGCAAGTTCTGGACCGAGGGCCTCGTCCTCGTGAGTCCCAAGCTCGCGCCCTTCATGATCGGCACCTGGGTCACCGCCCTCAATCAGCGCGTGCTGGGCCCGGCCTGGATGGAGCGCACGGTCCTCTTCTCCTGGGAGCCCATGTTCATCGCCGCCGGAGCCATCACGGGCCTGCGCGTGAGCTGGAGCATGCTGCTCGGCGGCGTCACCGCGTGGATGATCTTCGTGCCCATCCTGCAGCACGCGGGAGTCGTCGAGGGTGGCGGGTACGCCGTGCTGGTGCAGTGGACGCTCTGGGGCGGCGTCGCGTGCATGGTGAGCGCGAGCCTCGTTGCCTTCGGGATGCAGTGGCGGACGGCGCTCCGCGCCTTCGCCGATGTGGGCGCCATGTTGCGCGGCGGGCGCGAGCGCGCGCAGGATCCGGTCGCGGCCATCGAGACCCCCGCCTCGTGGTTCATCGCGGGCCAGCTCCTGGGCTATCTCGGCCTGGCCTGGCTCGGCCACGCGACGTTCGGCATGCCCTACTGGCAGAGCGCGGTGGCGGTGGCGCTCTCGTTCTTTCTCGCCCTCGTGGCCTGTCGCGTGACGGGCGAGACCGACACCACGCCGGTGGGCGCCATGGGCAAGATCACCCAGCTCACCTTCGGCGTGCTCCATCCCGGCAGCGTGCAGGTCAATCTCATGAGCGCCAACATCACCGCGGCGGCCGCGGGCAGCAGCGCCGATCTGCTCACCGACCTCAAGAGCGGCTACCTGCTGGGCGCGCACCCCCGGCGCCAGTTCCTCGCGCAGCTCGCCGGCATCGTCGTCGGCACCCTCGTGAGCGTCCTGGCCTTCCGACTCCTCGTGCCCGACGCGGGCGCGCTGGGCACGGATCAGTTCCCCGCGCCCGCCGCGCAGACCTGGCGCGCGGTCGCCCTGGCTCTCTCGAAGGGAGTGGCCGCGCTCGGCCCGATCAAGCTCTGGTCCATCGTGGTGGGCGGGCTGGTCGGCGTCATTCTCACCGTCCTGCCGAAGATGTTGCCCGCGTGGGAGCCCCTGATTCCCTCGCCGGCCGGGCTCGGGCTGGCGTGGACCTTCCACTGGTACTACGCGTTCTTGTTCTTCCTGGGGGCCGCGGCGGCGTGGTGGATCGAGCGGCGGTGGCCGCGCGCGGCCGAGGAGCTTACCTTCCCGGTGGCCTCGGGCTGGATCGCGGGCGAGAGCCTGATGGGAGTCGGCCTCGTGCTGTGGGAGCACGCCGGCGACCTCGTCCACCGGCTCTTCGCCCGCTGAGTCGCCGCGTC
Coding sequences within it:
- a CDS encoding OPT family oligopeptide transporter, coding for MGTTTAPRAAGALPEEAPLPIHGFRGTPDEIERQWYERVYRGRGDVMRQLTWRAVLMGSLLGGLLSLTNLYIGLKAGWGFGVAITACILSYAIWTTLYRLGLARTPMTILENNCMQSTASSAGYSTGGTLISAFAAYLMLTAEPLSLPLLLAWVFFLALLGVTMAIPMKRQMINVEQLRFPSGIAAAETLRALHAVDDRGARSARALAWAGGLAMVSKFWTEGLVLVSPKLAPFMIGTWVTALNQRVLGPAWMERTVLFSWEPMFIAAGAITGLRVSWSMLLGGVTAWMIFVPILQHAGVVEGGGYAVLVQWTLWGGVACMVSASLVAFGMQWRTALRAFADVGAMLRGGRERAQDPVAAIETPASWFIAGQLLGYLGLAWLGHATFGMPYWQSAVAVALSFFLALVACRVTGETDTTPVGAMGKITQLTFGVLHPGSVQVNLMSANITAAAAGSSADLLTDLKSGYLLGAHPRRQFLAQLAGIVVGTLVSVLAFRLLVPDAGALGTDQFPAPAAQTWRAVALALSKGVAALGPIKLWSIVVGGLVGVILTVLPKMLPAWEPLIPSPAGLGLAWTFHWYYAFLFFLGAAAAWWIERRWPRAAEELTFPVASGWIAGESLMGVGLVLWEHAGDLVHRLFAR